The Mycolicibacterium brumae DNA window CGTCGTCATCGGCATCACCGCACTGCTGCTCGACTCGGCGATCAAATGGCTCGGCAACATCGCCGCCCCCTGGAAGGGACACGTGTGAGCACCCCCGCCCGGCCCATTCTGACGACGAGCCTGCTGGCGCTCGCCGCCGGACTGACTCTCTCCGGCTGCCTGGTGGAGTCCGGCCGCGGTGAGATGAGCCGTTCCACGATCGACAAGGTGGACTGCCCGATCGCGCCGAACCCGGACGTCACCGCGACCGTCCGGATCGGCTACCAGCAGATCCCCAACGGCGACCTGATCGTCAAGGACGCCGAGTTGCTGAACACCTGCTTGCCCAACGCGCAGATCGTGTGGACCCAGTTCTCCTCCGGCGCCGACGTGGTGCGGGCCTTCGGGTCCGACTCGCTGGACCTGGGTCTGTACGGGTCCGCCCCGGCGGCCAAGTCACTGTCGGCGCCACTGAACCTCGACGTGCGCGTCATCTGGATCCAGGACGTCATCGGCTCCGCCGAGTCACTGGCGGTGCGTGACCCGGCGATCACCGACATCTACGGGCTGCGGGGCAAGAGCGTCGGGGTGCCGTTCGGGTCCACCGCGCACCTGAGCCTGCAGTCCGCGCTGGACAAGGCCGGCCTGGCCAAGGACGTGAACGTCATCAACCTGGAGCCCAGCGCCATCGTCGGCGCCTGGCAGGGCAACCAGATCGACGGCGCCTTCATCTGGGAGCCCACCCTGGGCGAGCTCACCCAGAACGGCCACATCATTCTGACCGCCGAGGACACCGCCAAGGCCGGCAGCCCCACCTTCGACCTGGAGGCCGCGCGGGGGCAGTTCATCGACGAGAACCCCGAAGTGCTGCTGGCCTGGACGGCCGCGCAGAACTGGGCGGTGAATCTGATCAACGACGATCGCGACGCCGCGATCACCCGGTTGTCCGGACAGCTCGGCGTCAATCCCGATCAGGTGGCCGCCCAGCTGGACGGCTACATCTACCTGGACGCCGCGACCCAGGCCGGGCCTAAGTACCTCGGCGGTGGGCTGGGCCCCGATATCCGCAACACCGCCCTGTTCCTGAAGGGCCAGAGCGGGGTCGACGCCGTCGGCCCGCCCGCGGATTACACCGACGCCATCTACCCCGACGCGGCGAAAGAGCTGGCCCGATGAGCGGGCAACGTTTTTCCGCGAGCGAACGAGGGCCACGAGAATGGAGCCGGACATGAGTGATCCCAGCGCGCGGTTGACTTTGGTCGACGTCGGCCAGACCTACCGCTCCGGCGGCGACGAAGTGACCGCGGTGCAGCCGACCTCGCTGACCATTGAGCCGGGCGAGTTCATCTCGCTGGTCGGCCCGTCGGGCTGCGGCAAGACCACGCTGCTGCAGATGATCGCCGGGTTCCTCGCCCCGACGTCAGGGACGATCCGGATCGGCGACACCGTGGTGAAGACCCCGTCGCCGGACCGCGGCGTGGTGTTCCAGGCGCCCACGCTGTACCCGTGGCTCAGCGTGCTCGGCAACGTCGAGTTCGGGCTGCGCAACCAGGGCATCGACAAGGCGACTCGGCAGCAGAAGGCCGAGGCGATTCTGGAGACCGTCGGCCTGACCGGGTTCGGCGAGCGTCGGCCCTACGAACTGTCCGGCGGTATGCAGCAACGCGCGCAGATCGCCCGGGTGCTGGTCAACGACCCGCGGATCATCCTGATGGACGAGCCGTACGGGGCGCTGGATCCGCTGACCCGTGAGCGGCTGCAGGTGGAACTGCTCAACCTGTGGCGCCGCGAGCACAAGACCATCATCTTCATCACCCACTCGGTGGAGGAGGCGCTGTTCCTGTCCACCCGGGTGCTGGTGATGAGCGCACGGCCCGGGCGGGTGGTGCTCGACCGTCGGATCTCGCTGCCCGGCGACAATCCGGACACCGTGCGCGACCCGTCGGTGATCGCCACGCCGGAGTTCTACCGGCTGAAGATCGAACTGTCGGAAGCGATTTACGCGGCACACGGGTGAGGTTCAGCGAGGCTAGGCGGAGCTTGCGGAGCCGAGTCGAAGCTGGAACCGAACATCAAACACTGAGGTCGCAAGCGAAGCCGGAGCTTGCGGAGGCTTTGCGCAGCGGACCTCACCCCATCAACACGGGTGATTAAGAGGTCGCGAGCTCCGGGATGAGCACCGGGTAGAGGTCCTGGCTGCCGCGGATGCCCTTGAGTTCCACGGTGCGCGGCTCACCGACCTCGATATCGGTGTCGGCGACGGCGTCGCGCACTGGTTGAGAGATCAGGATCTGCCCGCCGGAGGCCTGCGCCGCGACCCGGGCAGCCATTGCGACATTGCGGCCGAACAGGTCGTCGCCGCGGCGCACCGAGCTGCCCTGGTGCAGGCCCATCCGGACCCGGATCGGCTGCTTGGCGATCGCGGTGGTCTCCAGATCGTGCTGGACGTCGACGCAGGCGCGGACCGCCTCGGCCGGATCGGCGAAAGCGATCATGAATCCGTCGCCCTGGTTCTTCACCACGTGCCCACCGTGGTTCTCCACCGCCCGGGTGACCAGTTTGTTGTGCCGGTCCAGAACCTTGACCCACTCCCGATCGCCGAGGGTCTCGTTGAGCTCGGTGGAGCCCTCGATGTCGGAGAACGCGATCACCACCTCGCCGTCGGCGGTGATCCGGGCCAGGTCGGGCCGCTCCACCTTGGCCCAGCCGGCCAAATCCTCGATCGAGTTGCGCACGGTGGCGCCGATGCCCTTGGTGATCAGCGAGTTCCCGGTCTCCCACACCGTTTTGACCGCCAGCGGGGCCAGTCCGATCCGCTTGCGTCTGCGGCCCTGTTCGTCACGGATGCGATCCAGTTCGGCGCGGGCCGAACGGAGTTGCTTCCGCGCGACGATCAGCAGCACGCTCAGCGTGATGACGGCGGCCAGCGCCAGCACTCCGACGATGCCCACCGCGATCCACGCGGTGTCCCAGCTCTGCTGCGAATCCATGGCCTCTGACCCTAGATCACCCCGTATGTTGAAAACATGAGCAGCAAGTGGACCGAATCCGATGTGCCTGATCAGTCGGGGCGGCTGGCGATCGTCACCGGCGCCAACTCCGGCCTGGGCTATGAGACCGCGCGGGTGCTGGCGGGCGCCGGGGCCACCGTCGTGCTCGCGGTTCGCAACACCGACAAGGGCGAGGCCGCCGCGGCGAAAATCCGTGAGCTGCACCCGAACGCCCAGTTGAGCGTGCGCCGGCTGGACCTGTCGTCGCTCGATTCGGTGCGCGCGTCAGCCGACCAACTCGGCGCCGAACACCCCCGGATCGACCTGCTGATCAACAACGCCGGGCTGATGTACACACCATCGCGGGAACTGACCGCCGACGGCTTCGAGATGCAGTTCGGCACCAACCACCTCGGGCACTTCGCATTGACCGGACTGCTGCTGCCGAATCTGCTGCCGGTGCGCGGGTCACGGGTGGTCGTGGTCTCCAGCATGGCCCACAACATCCGGGCCGCCATCCACTTCGACAACCTGGCCTGGGAACACGGCTACGACCGGATCGCCGCCTATGGCCAGTCCAAGCTGGCCAACCTGATGTTCGCCTACGAGTTGTCGCGCAAGTTGGCGGCCGCGGACGCCGAGACCATCGCGGTGGCCGCTCACCCCGGCATGAGCGACACCGAGTTGTTCCGCGAGCTGCCGTTCCCGGTGTCCCTCGGGTTCAAGCTGACCGCGCCGTTGATCGCCCAGAAGGCCGCCGACGGCGCGCTGCCGACGCTGCGCGCGGCCACCGACCCGAACGCGGTCAGCGGCGACTACTACGGCCCGGCCGGGCTCGGCGAGGTGAAGGGACCGCCGCGGCGGGTGCGATCCTCCCGGCAGTCCCGCGACGAGGACATCGCCGCCCGATTGTGGACCGTGTCCGAGGAGTTGACCGGAGTCAGCTACCCGGTGTGAGCGACGACCATGTCGTTGCGTGTCGCGGTGATCGGTGACGTCGGAGGCCACCGCACGGAGCTGGTCCGCGAGCTGCGCCGCCTCGGGGCCGGCCCGACCGGTCGTTTGCCCGACGATCTGGTGGTCGTCCAGGTGGGCGACCTGATCCACCGCGGCCCCGACTCCGACGGCGTCGTGCGGCTGGTGAACCGCTACCTGCGCAAGCAACCCGACCAGTGGATTCAGTTGATCGGCAACCACGAGGCGTACTACCTGCACGAACCGGTGTTCCACTGGGTCGATCACGTCGGGTTCGCGGCCCGGCGCACGCTGCGCAAGTGGTGGCGCGAGGGCCAGATCCACACCGCCGTCGCGGTCCGGGCCGCCGACGAGGAGTTCCTGATCACCCACGCTGGGGTCACCGAGCAGTTCTGGCGCGAGCGGCT harbors:
- a CDS encoding glycine betaine ABC transporter substrate-binding protein; translated protein: MSTPARPILTTSLLALAAGLTLSGCLVESGRGEMSRSTIDKVDCPIAPNPDVTATVRIGYQQIPNGDLIVKDAELLNTCLPNAQIVWTQFSSGADVVRAFGSDSLDLGLYGSAPAAKSLSAPLNLDVRVIWIQDVIGSAESLAVRDPAITDIYGLRGKSVGVPFGSTAHLSLQSALDKAGLAKDVNVINLEPSAIVGAWQGNQIDGAFIWEPTLGELTQNGHIILTAEDTAKAGSPTFDLEAARGQFIDENPEVLLAWTAAQNWAVNLINDDRDAAITRLSGQLGVNPDQVAAQLDGYIYLDAATQAGPKYLGGGLGPDIRNTALFLKGQSGVDAVGPPADYTDAIYPDAAKELAR
- a CDS encoding ABC transporter ATP-binding protein; protein product: MSDPSARLTLVDVGQTYRSGGDEVTAVQPTSLTIEPGEFISLVGPSGCGKTTLLQMIAGFLAPTSGTIRIGDTVVKTPSPDRGVVFQAPTLYPWLSVLGNVEFGLRNQGIDKATRQQKAEAILETVGLTGFGERRPYELSGGMQQRAQIARVLVNDPRIILMDEPYGALDPLTRERLQVELLNLWRREHKTIIFITHSVEEALFLSTRVLVMSARPGRVVLDRRISLPGDNPDTVRDPSVIATPEFYRLKIELSEAIYAAHG
- a CDS encoding adenylate/guanylate cyclase domain-containing protein, encoding MDSQQSWDTAWIAVGIVGVLALAAVITLSVLLIVARKQLRSARAELDRIRDEQGRRRKRIGLAPLAVKTVWETGNSLITKGIGATVRNSIEDLAGWAKVERPDLARITADGEVVIAFSDIEGSTELNETLGDREWVKVLDRHNKLVTRAVENHGGHVVKNQGDGFMIAFADPAEAVRACVDVQHDLETTAIAKQPIRVRMGLHQGSSVRRGDDLFGRNVAMAARVAAQASGGQILISQPVRDAVADTDIEVGEPRTVELKGIRGSQDLYPVLIPELATS
- a CDS encoding oxidoreductase, translated to MSSKWTESDVPDQSGRLAIVTGANSGLGYETARVLAGAGATVVLAVRNTDKGEAAAAKIRELHPNAQLSVRRLDLSSLDSVRASADQLGAEHPRIDLLINNAGLMYTPSRELTADGFEMQFGTNHLGHFALTGLLLPNLLPVRGSRVVVVSSMAHNIRAAIHFDNLAWEHGYDRIAAYGQSKLANLMFAYELSRKLAAADAETIAVAAHPGMSDTELFRELPFPVSLGFKLTAPLIAQKAADGALPTLRAATDPNAVSGDYYGPAGLGEVKGPPRRVRSSRQSRDEDIAARLWTVSEELTGVSYPV